The nucleotide window CTTCGTCTCAAGACGCGGGAAAGTAGGACACTGCCAGGAAGTTTTTTATGATGGTCCCAGGCTTCGGCCTCCCCGGATTCACTCCGGGTGAGGCCAAAACCTGGGACCGATTTTTACCGAAGGACTCCCATGTCGCGGGATGGAGCAGTCAGGTAGCTCGTCGGGCTCATAACCCGAAGGCCGGAGGTTCAAATCCTTCTCCCGCAACCAAGAAAACCCGGCTCTTCACGAGTGCGGGTTTTTTTTTGGTCTGATTTTCCGAATGGATGCGGAAAAATCCGACCGCCTGCCACGCGCTTGGAGTCGAGCATGCTTGAACCAACGCCCCATTTCGTCCTCCATACCCCCTTGTTGCCCCCGTTCCCGGAAGCGTGTGAACTGGCCCTGTTCGGTCTGGGCTGTTTCTGGGGCGCGGAGCGTCTGTTCTGGAAACAGCCCGGCGTTCATGTCACGGCTGTCGGTTACGCGGGAGGCCATCTGCCCAACCCGGACTATCGGCAGGTCTGCACCGGCCTGACCGGGCACAACGAGGTGGTGCGGGTGGTGTTCGATCCGCAGCGCCTCGATTATGACCGGTTGCTGACGCTTTTTTGGCAAGGGCACGACCCCACCCAATGGATGCGCCAGGGCAACGATGTCGGTCCCCAGTATCGTTCCGGGATCTACACCCACTCCGAATCCCAGCTTCACAAGGCTCTGGCCTCCCGTGATCACTATCAATCCCGCCTGACCCAGGCCGGTTTGGGGCCGATCGTCACCGAAATTCTCCCGGCACCGGAATTTTTTTACGCCGAAGCCTACCATCAACAATATCTGGCCAAAAATCCCCGTGGCTATTGCGGATTGGGTGGCACGGGAGTGACCTGGGCATGAGCGCCACCGAGTCCATGGGTCGCCGGGTCTTGGCCTATCACGAACACAGCAAACATCACCCCCAACGTTTCGCCCCGGGTCCGGGCCATCTGGACTGGGCCAATCAGCCGGATCCTTTCCGCACCTACGCAGGAGCGCCCCAGGTCCGTTTGCCCCTGGTCGCCGACCGGTTGACCGTGGCCTTCGAGGATCTGTATCGACCACCGGCGGGGGAGGGTGACGCCGCAGTCCCCTTGAATCTGGAATCCGTGGCGGCGTTGTTGGAGTTGTCGTTGGGGTTGTCGGCCTGGAAGGTCCACGGGGATTCCCGCTGGGCGTTGCGCTGCAATCCTTCCAGCGGCAATCTGCATCCCACGGAAGGCTATCTGGTGGTGCCCGCGCTGCCGGCCAACGGAGCGGGTCCGGGGCTGGATGGGGGGGTGTATCACTATGTGAGCCGGGATCATCTCCTGGAGCAGCGGCGGGGAATGGATCCGGGAGAGGCGCCGGCGTGGAACCGGCTTTTTCCGGCGGGACAGTTTTTGATCGGCCTGACTTCGATCCATTGGCGGGAGGCGTGGAAATACGGGGATCGGGCCTATCGTTACTGCCAACTGGACATCGGCCATGGGGTGGCGGCGTTGCGGTACGCGGCGGCGGCGCTGGGGTGGCAGGCGCGGCTGTTGACCGCTCCGGCGACCCGGGATGTGGCCCGTCTGTTGGGTGTCGAGAGTGGGGGGGTGCGTTTCGGCGTGAACGACGCCGAGCCGGAGCATGCGGATCTGCTGCTTCAGATCGCGCCCATGGGGGAGCCTTGGGTGGCGATGAGTCCCAAGGTGGCCTCCCTGGTGGAACTGGCCGGGCAGGGACCGTGGATGGGTCGGGCCAATCGGTTGAGTCGGCGCCACGGCATGGAATGGCCCTTGGTGGATGAGATGGCGGAAACCACCCGTCAGCCCTGGCAGGTGGAGTCCCGGGCGTCGCTTGCGGCCCCCTTGCCCCGGTTGGCGGCGATTCGGGGCGACAGGGTGGGGGCGGCCACGTTGATCCGTCAGCGGCGCAGCGCCCAGCAGTTCGACCCCGGGGCCACACTGGATCGGGAGGATCTGTGGCGCCTGCTGGATGCCACCCTGCCCCGTTCGGATCAGGCCCCCTGGGATGCGCTCCCCTGGTCGCCCCGGGTGTTTCCGGTGGTGGTGATTCATCGGGTGCCGGGGGTGGAGGCGGGCTTGTATGTGTTGGTCCGGGATCCGGAGCGGGTCGAAGCGTTGCGGGCCGCCCTGGACGGCTCTTTTTTGTGGAGCCGGGTGGAGGGCG belongs to Magnetococcales bacterium and includes:
- the msrA gene encoding peptide-methionine (S)-S-oxide reductase MsrA, with the translated sequence MLEPTPHFVLHTPLLPPFPEACELALFGLGCFWGAERLFWKQPGVHVTAVGYAGGHLPNPDYRQVCTGLTGHNEVVRVVFDPQRLDYDRLLTLFWQGHDPTQWMRQGNDVGPQYRSGIYTHSESQLHKALASRDHYQSRLTQAGLGPIVTEILPAPEFFYAEAYHQQYLAKNPRGYCGLGGTGVTWA
- a CDS encoding nitroreductase family protein; this encodes MSATESMGRRVLAYHEHSKHHPQRFAPGPGHLDWANQPDPFRTYAGAPQVRLPLVADRLTVAFEDLYRPPAGEGDAAVPLNLESVAALLELSLGLSAWKVHGDSRWALRCNPSSGNLHPTEGYLVVPALPANGAGPGLDGGVYHYVSRDHLLEQRRGMDPGEAPAWNRLFPAGQFLIGLTSIHWREAWKYGDRAYRYCQLDIGHGVAALRYAAAALGWQARLLTAPATRDVARLLGVESGGVRFGVNDAEPEHADLLLQIAPMGEPWVAMSPKVASLVELAGQGPWMGRANRLSRRHGMEWPLVDEMAETTRQPWQVESRASLAAPLPRLAAIRGDRVGAATLIRQRRSAQQFDPGATLDREDLWRLLDATLPRSDQAPWDALPWSPRVFPVVVIHRVPGVEAGLYVLVRDPERVEALRAALDGSFLWSRVEGAPEHLPFFRLRAGDFQESAYWISCRQEIASDSALTMGMLTTFPPELANAPWIYRQLYWEAGMVGQTLYLEAEAVGQRGTGIGCFLDDGFHQLIGLRSEGFQSLYHFTLGRPVIDSRLSTDPPYPAPGF